One window from the genome of Salmo salar chromosome ssa25, Ssal_v3.1, whole genome shotgun sequence encodes:
- the LOC106593401 gene encoding uncharacterized protein, protein MKHFLLTIYLMLQCFYALCTLPAPVNVTIDSLNFHHVLRWIPGPGTPPGTMYNILYRWLNFIFGSETRLLRENNTTLEIQHQTNMTNQKLDLKYPKEVYRLCVQASHDLFESPLAGITFTPFTQTVIGPPTLSLDGCGNCLVINITLPEMGTIEKVYGNSISFQIDWKRAGETQFKETRTTNLSYMLGNLKVGTEYCVRVHTLINTNKQTQLSEWKCAHTSIVEPNRVPAVVAGLSVLFIVSGAGLMLLMFVLFYTGFVCKLKTHLPRSLTALVEGYLVTPERTVPDLVSISSEPEKQGKALTPKAHYNRENANQAGEEEEEDEEEEGGNGTVYMDRDAGLSFDSSSSTTQSQEASGANVALLNGAGHSGGLSFEVAAEEEEDAPVGVVVLGGQGQREVKGELAKVISSLDGDQPRPLGLVGLGGEEENEMREVEEEKEMRGETSGNVNLFSVTLGALKREEEEEEDENETDVLLCCSKQEQKPLLPIDSLQRTLGLDSMGSQGEEEAGGNDCYMDCAPKLSSKSSFGTTQSQNASGANVALNAVGHSGGLSSEVAAEEEEEAPVGVVVLGGQGQSEVKGQLVKVISSLDRDLGLVGLGGEEEKEMEEKEREETSINVNLFSLTLGALKREDENETDVLLCCSKQEQKPLLPIDSLQRTLGLDSMGSQGEEEAGGNDCYMDCAPKLSSKSSFGTTQSQNASGANVALNAVGHSGGLSSEVAAEEEEEAPVGVVVLGGQGQSEVKGQLVKVISSLDRDLGLVGLGGEEEKEMEEKEREETSINVNLFSLTLGALKREDENETDVLLCCSKQEQKPLLPIDSLQRTLGLDSMGSQGEIQEDTGLVLTPPQTDCTHKYSEYSDRHAVSCTKTYSDCLVTHTGTVQSHNETEEEEDFSGYMGHLLHSGVKVEDVRVSFIDMTTECCGNGVMTPVILVVSWLLQAHSVMCDLPAPVNLTLSSKHFVHQLRWDPGPGSPRGVYYRVKVLSDRGGQSWKVVAGCEHVEFPLVCNLTKAFSSHSHTYYNQVFAVSGNQVSPPANQSGFKPIDGTLLDPPVVSVKACGSTLCVDLKPPVDGLRDVYDKFRYSLSIRSSRHGAKYSEEMKSLKKILKNLAPGREYCVSVRIMDSEERSDKNSSYSQPHCAFTAAKYIADTEISVVLCLLVLFGLCSTTLLFRTGFICLRQHLPEVLSSIQHHEENLHPVPYDEEPFSSVHLVPPSPPSGSTGKDRESEEESEAETEGSSGGGQGYKTRGITAGLTPHNPLSSSSSSGTEVFLHLCLNTCSPAYPTATDTQTTAETQSNRPHVPLFITSDQQPESLLRPDGLSMSLSNNHPLSRPSQTSQLTEPAQYASRGQDLSFSLSSERDTGNAEGLHPEEEESCLDVNLLSVTLGRHEEMKMQREMMVPEHLFLGEPPEPTTPFLPSDTTFWATEPAITQTHTATSEEEEEEDEEYSGYMRRREK, encoded by the exons ATGAAACATTTCCTTCTAACTATTTATTTGATGTTGCAGTGTTTTTATG CCCTGTGTACCCTCCCTGCTCCAGTCAATGTTACCATCGATTCTCTCAACTTCCACCATGTTCTCCGCTGGATCCCTGGGCCGGGCACACCACCCGGGACCATGTACAATATCTTATACAG atggttgaattttatttttggcagtgaaacgaggctactcag AGAAAACAACACGACCCTAGAGATACAACATCAAACCAACATGACAAATCAGAAGCTGGATCTGAAGTACCCCAAAGAAGTATACAGATTGTGTGTTCAGGCTTCCCACGACCTCTTCGAGTCGCCCTTGGCCGGGATCACCTTCACCCCCTTCACACAGA CTGTTATTGGTCCTCCAACATTGTCTTTGGATGGATGTGGCAATTGCCTGGTAATCAACATCACACTGCCTGAGATGGGAACCATTGAAAAGGTCTATGGGAACAGCATATCCTTTCAGATTGACtggaagagagcaggagagactcAG TTCAAAGAGACCCGTACAACTAATTTAAGTTATATGCTGGGGAACTTGAAGGTGGGCACAGAGTACTGTGTGAGGGTGCATACATTGatcaacaccaacaaacaaacacagcTTTCTGAGTGGAAGTGTGCTCACACCAGTATTGTGGAGCCTAACAGAG TCCCTGCTGTTGTAGCTGGGCTGTCGGTTCTCTTCATTGTGAGTGGGGCAGGCCTGATGCTtctcatgtttgtcctgttctacACTGGGTTCGTGTGCAAGTTGAAGACCCACCTGCCTAGATCACTG ACTGCCCTGGTTGAGGGCTACCTAGTCACCCCAGAGAGAACAGTTCCTGACCTGGTCTCTATATCCTCTGAGCCAGAGAAACAAGGGAAGGCCCTCACACCAAAAgcacactacaacagagagaacgCAAACCAagcaggggaggaagaggaggaggatgaagaggaggaggggggaaacGGCACGGTCTACATGGACCGCGATGCGGGGCTCTCCTTTGATAGCAGCTCCAGCACCACACAGTCCCAGGAAGCATCAGGGGCCAATGTTGCCCTTCTTAACGGAGCAGGGCATTCTGGGGGGTTGAGTTTTGAGGTAGctgctgaggaggaagaggatgctcctgtgggtgtggtggtgcttGGAGGTCAGGGTCAGAGAGAAGTCAAAGGTGAACTAGCGAAGGTCATTTCCAGTCTAGACGGAGACCAACCCAGACCTCTGGGACTTGTAGGgttgggtggagaggaggagaatgagatgagggaggtggaggaagagaaagagatgagggGGGAGACCTCTGGTAACGTCAATCTGTTCTCTGTGACTCTGGGGGCTTtaaagagggaggaggaagaggaggaggatgagaatgAGACAGATGTTTTATTATGCTGTTCCAAACAGGAGCAGAAGCCTCTACTTCCCATAGACTCCTTACAGAGGACATTAGGACTAGACAGCATGGGATCACAGGGTGAAGAGGAGGCGGGGGGGAATGATTGCTACATGGACTGCGCCCCCAAGCTCTCCTCTAAAAGCAGCTTTGGCACCACACAGTCCCAGAATGCATCAGGGGCCAATGTGGCCCTTAATGCAGTAGGGCATTCTGGGGGGTTGAGTTCTGAGGTAGCTgctgaggaagaagaggaagctcctgtgggtgtggtggtgcttGGAGGTCAGGGTCAGAGCGAGGTCAAAGGTCAACTAGTGAAGGTCATTTCCAGCCTAGACAGAGATCTGGGACTTGTAGGattgggtggagaggaggagaaagagatggaggagaaagagagggaggagacctcTATTAATGTCAATCTGTTCTCTCTGACTCTGGGGGCTTTAAAGAGGGAGGATGAGAATGAGACAGATGTTTTATTATGCTGTTCCAAACAGGAGCAGAAGCCTCTACTTCCCATAGACTCCTTACAGAGGACATTAGGACTAGACAGCATGGGATCACAGGGTGAAGAGGAGGCGGGGGGGAATGATTGCTACATGGACTGCGCCCCCAAGCTCTCCTCTAAAAGCAGCTTTGGCACCACACAGTCCCAGAATGCATCAGGGGCCAATGTGGCCCTTAATGCAGTAGGGCATTCTGGGGGGTTGAGTTCTGAGGTAGCTgctgaggaagaagaggaagctcctgtgggtgtggtggtgcttGGAGGTCAGGGTCAGAGCGAGGTCAAAGGTCAACTAGTGAAGGTCATTTCCAGCCTAGACAGAGATCTGGGACTTGTAGGattgggtggagaggaggagaaagagatggaggagaaagagagggaggagacctcTATTAATGTCAATCTGTTCTCTCTGACTCTGGGGGCTTTAAAGAGGGAGGATGAGAATGAGACAGATGTTTTATTATGCTGTTCCAAACAGGAGCAGAAGCCTCTACTTCCCATAGACTCCTTACAGAGGACATTAGGACTAGACAGCATGGGATCACAGGGTGAGATACAGGAAGATACAGGCCTAGTACTGACACCGCCACAGACAGACTGCACACACAAATACTCTGAATATTCAGATAGACATGCTGTCAGCTGTACAAAGACATACTCTGACTGCCTGGTAACGCACACTGGCACTGTGCAGTCTCACaatgagacagaggaggaggaagacttCTCAGGCTATATGGGACAT CTGCTGCACAGTGGAGTCAAGGTGGAGGATGTAAGAGTCAGCTTCATTGACATGACCACTGAGTGTTGTGGCAATGGTGTCATGACTCCAGTGATATTGGTGGTTTCCTGGTTACTACAGGCACATTCAG TTATGTGTGATCTGCCTGCTCCAGTCAATCTGACTCTCTCCTCCAAACATTTTGTCCACCAGCTGAGGTGGGATCCAGGCCCGGGGTCCCCCAGGGGTGTGTACTACCGCGTGAAGGTTCTCTctgacag GGGTGGCCAATCTTGGAAGGTGGTGGCTGGTTGTGAGCACGTGGAGTTCCCTCTGGTGTGTAACCTGACTAAAGCATTCTCGAGCCACAGTCACACCTACTACAACCAGGTGTTCGCTGTGTCTGGGAACCAAGTCTCACCCCCGGCCAACCAAAGCGGCTTTAAACCCATCGATGGCA CCCTCCTGGACCCGCCCGTGGTGAGTGTTAAGGCATGTGGCAGCACTCTGTGTGTGGACCTGAAGCCTCCTGTGGACGGCCTGCGGGATGTCTACGACAAGTTCCGCTACAGTTTAAGCATCAGAAGCAGCAGGCATGGAGCTAAG TACTCTGAGGAGATGAAGTCTCTGAAAAAGATTCTAAAGAACCTGGCTCCAGGCAGAGAGTACTGTGTCTCCGTCAGAATAATGGACAGCGAGGAGAGAAGCGACAAGAACTCTTCCTACAGCCAACCACACTGTGCCTTCACTGCTGCCAAGTACATcgcag ACACAGAGATCTCGGTGGTTTTGTGTTTGCTTGTGTTGTTTGggctgtgtagtactaccctACTGTTTCGCACTGGATTCATCTGTCTGAGACAACACCTTCCAGAAGTACTG AGCTCAATACAACACCACGAGGAGAACCTACATCCAGTGCCCTATGATGAGGAACCATTTTCTTCAGTGCATCTAGTGCCACCATCGCCCCCTTCAGGAAGCActgggaaggacagagagagtgaggaagaaagtgaggcagagacagagggaagCAGTGGGGGAGGACAAGGATACAAGACACGAGGGATCACTGCTGGTCTGACCCCTCAtaaccccctctcttcctcctcttcctctggaaCAGAGGTGTTCCTACACCTCTGTCTAAACACATGCTCTCCGGCATATCCCACTGCCACAGACACTCAGACCACCGCTGAGACACAGTCCAACCGCCCTCACGTTCCTCTTTTCATAACCAGCGACCAACAGCCTGAATCTCTGCTCAGACCTGACGGCCTCTCAATGTCCCTATCAAACAACCATCCACTGTCTAGACCCTCACAAACCAGTCAGCTTACAGAGCCAGCTCAATATGCCTCAAGGGGACAGGACTTGAGCTTCAGTCTCTCCTCAGAGAGGGACACAGGGAATGCAGAGGGATTACAtccggaggaggaggagagctgcctGGATGTCAACCTGCTGTCTGTAACCCTAGGTAGACATGAGGAGATgaagatgcagagagagatgatggTACCAGAACACCTCTTTCTGGGGGAGCCCCCTGAGCCCACCACTCCCTTCCTACCCTCTGACACCACGTTTTGGGCCACAGAGCCTGCCATAACACAGACGCACACTGCTAcctctgaggaagaggaggaggaagatgaggagtaTTCTGGTTACATGAGGCGACGAGAGAAGTAA
- the LOC106586860 gene encoding uncharacterized protein C21orf62, whose protein sequence is MSLNRASSCRRPPALLLWTLWVLLLPTTVGSSTGPGNSTLLFNSATHGNSLRKCSCSTNIQDCDEALANLLCSCRTMSHSELTPGGLREQGSLTMWLREPWVLTELLNGSVVPDLCLSYCGPGSLAIPTQYLALFGLRRLRVHIAAQGAPHPEQVLTIASGTEDIEGMGSLASTDPSSSILHVSFLDVALLNGLSSLKAYSVSAPPMPTLSQYFPHLPLYPSTALDQPLYPSTPLDQPPDPQQDCLFTFIY, encoded by the coding sequence ATGTCTCTAAACAGGGCCTCCTCTTGTCGCCGCCCTCCTGCCCTGTTACTGTGGACTCTGTGGGTTCTACTCCTCCCCACGACCGTCGGCTCGAGCACGGGCCCCGGCAACAGCACCCTGCTCTTCAACAGTGCCACCCACGGCAACAGCCTGAGGAAATGCAGCTGCTCCACCAACATCCAGGACTGTGACGAGGCGTTGGCAAACCTGCTGTGCAGCTGCCGCACCATGTCGCACTCAGAGCTGACCCCTGGGGGCCTGAGGGAGCAGGGCAGCTTGACCATGTGGCTCAGAGAGCCCTGGGTCCTCACAGAGCTACTGAATGGGAGCGTGGTGCCAGACCTGTGCCTGTCCTACTGTGGACCCGGGTCCCTGGCCATCCCCACCCAGTACCTGGCCCTGTTCGGTCTCCGTAGGCTGAGGGTCCACATCGCTGCCCAGGGTGCCCCACACCCGGAGCAGGTCCTCACAATCGCCTCTGGGACTGAGGATATAGAGGGGATGGGGTCCCTAGCCTCCACTGACCCTTCATCTTCTATCCTCCATGTATCCTTCCTGGATGTAGCGCTGCTTAATGGCTTGTCGTCCCTAAAGGCCTACAGTGTGAGCGCCCCTCCCATGCCCACCCTCTCCCAGTACTTCCCCCACCTGCCCCTGTACCCCTCCACTGCCTTGGACCAGCCCctgtacccctcaacccctcTGGACCAGCCTCCTGACCCTCAACAGGACTGCCTCTTCACCTTCATCTACTAG